One segment of Plasmodium vivax chromosome 14, whole genome shotgun sequence DNA contains the following:
- a CDS encoding hypothetical protein, conserved (encoded by transcript PVX_101550A) translates to MNVSQTQISNRYLSQFCENNNCTYDALKNKNGKTNLIASEVDSSCGTQEKSVETYYETNEENNAPIKLNSVDIAIMRKKCFEEHIHLTEEELYNLVNTLESVPCKCDMNSIWWQLRYIEAGKFDNIQNVLSKHLKVLAEKYKANDNFLDGKLEYCSEIIWRRKKEHEVFYNMRFYALLDRESFELNEFVDIINESRESISKFEQELINTNESLFNEKVKEKNDIIERIIDSYFGNY, encoded by the coding sequence ATGAACGTTTCACAGACACAAATAAGTAATCGATATTTAAGCCAGTTTTGCGAAAATAACAACTGTACGTAtgatgctttaaaaaataaaaatggtaaaacgaATTTAATTGCTTCAGAAGTTGATTCAAGTTGTGGAACGCAGGAGAAAAGCGTGGAAACATATTATGAaacaaatgaggaaaataatgcaccaataaaattaaattctgTTGATATAGCTAtaatgcgcaaaaaatgttttgaagAGCACATACATTTAACCGAAGAAGAGTTATATAATTTAGTGAATACATTGGAAAGTGTCCCTTGTAAGTGTGACATGAATAGTATATGGTGGCAACTGCGTTATATTGAAGCAGGTAAATTTGATAATATACAGAATGTTTTATCAAAACATTTAAAAGTTTTGGCAGAAAAATATAAGgcaaatgataattttttggatGGTAAATTGGAGTATTGTTCTGAAATCAtatggagaagaaaaaaagagcatgAAGTTTTTTACAATATGCGTTTTTATGCTCTACTTGATCGGGAATCTTTTGAACTGAACGAATTTGTAGATATTATCAATGAGAGCCGGGAGTCAATTAGTAAATTTGAACAAGAATTGATTAACACAAATGAATCGTTGTTCaatgaaaaagtgaaagaaaaaaatgatataattgAAAGAATTATAGACTCTTATTTTGGTAATTACTGA
- a CDS encoding Pv-fam-d protein (encoded by transcript PVX_101540A), with translation MFSFASTFTFALLMIAGSNSFETAPHDNAWGSSIHLKGQFGARTSRLLKGETEYAYPSRYAHSKERIIDILEGDDCKATRKYKPLVYDDEFLNVHNELSYDRKYQKSAKQFKSGDNHNRKFGALNKSDDLNSLYDSSESVNDDVYNSFDDLKSDIAYDDSSDDLRANNYFEPMYMQRRKKGFLEKVFHEGTKLEIVEDSSIVNFVKKIDSKVESEILRFLKSENKHYQSKHRPENSSSSLERYKIFMPFVVNVFIIVLCALNGAIPGVIIFQILGVVMALYYKRKKDKCHKFLKRSKNVSRKRR, from the exons aTGTTCTCATTCGCCAGTACATTTACTTTTGCCTTGTTAATGATAGCAGGCAGCAATTCTTTTGAA ACAGCTCCACATGATAATGCATGGGGTAGCAGTATACACCTAAAGGGACAATTTGGCGCAAGAACTAGCAGATTGTTGAAAGGAGAAACGGAATATGCTTATCCAAGCAGATATGCACAttcaaaagaaagaataatAGATATTTTAGAAGGTGACGATTGTAAGGCTACAAGAAAATATAAGCCACTAGTGTATGATGACGAATTTCTAAATGTACATAATGAATTAAGCTATGATAGAAAATATCAGAAATCAGCTAAGCAATTCAAATCTGGAGACAACCATAACAGAAAATTTGGTGCATTAAACAAAAGTGATGATTTAAACAGCTTATATGATTCGTCGGAGTCTGTGAATGATGATGTGTATAATTCATTCGATGACTTAAAAAGTGATATCGCTTATGATGATTCAAGTGATGATTTAAGAGCTAACAATTATTTCGAACCAATGTATAtgcaaagaagaaaaaaaggatttctTGAAAAAGTATTTCACGAAGGAACTAAATTAGAAATAGTTGAGGATTCAAGCattgttaattttgtaaaaaaaattgattctAAAGTTGAATCAGAAATATTACGTTTCCTGAAAAGTGAGAACAAACATTATCAGAGTAAGCACAGACCCGAAAATTCTTCGAGCTCTCTAGaaagatataaaatatttatgccATTCGTAGTTAACGTTTTCATAATAGTATTATGTGCATTAAATGGCGCAATACCGGgtgttattatatttcaaaTATTAGGAGTAGTGATGGCACTTTACTATAAGcgtaaaaaagataaatgtcataaatttttgaaaagaagtaaaaatgtaTCACGTAAGCGTCGCTAA
- a CDS encoding hypothetical protein (encoded by transcript PVX_101545A), with the protein MSNFCMRIFVFTLLIWTLYGSSKDNVGEECSYQSNRRKTLHLRDGRTLSEVASSEIHSGCDNESAKLSNTVKSEKTGVDGEASSGSTHQPTDEKVAEDKKHLKGTGNNVNGTRNNVNGTGNKVDGTKSKSYRTKRDDIPITPLFFAELLLKEPEKGIDIMMLYAGGFLKYARNRFF; encoded by the exons ATGTCTAATTTTTGCATGagaatttttgtttttacctTATTAATTTGGACACTATATGGTTCCAGTAAAGAC aATGTCGGTGAAGAGTGTTCTTATCAGAGCAACCGAAGAAAGACGTTACATCTAAGAGATGGAAGAACATTAAGTGAAGTTGCAAGCAGTGAAATACATTCCGGCTGCGATAATGAAAGCGCAAAATTGTCAAATACTgtgaaaagcgaaaaaactGGAGTTGATGGGGAGGCATCCTCTGGAAGTACCCATCAACCCACGGATGAAAAAGTTGCAGAAGATAAGAAACATCTTAAGGGCACAGGAAATAATGTTAATGGCACAAGAAACAATGTTAATGGCACAGGAAATAAGGTTGATGGCACTAAAAGTAAATCTTACAGAACAAAAAGAGATGATATTCCTATtactcctttattttttgcagaaTTGTTGTTGAAGGAACCAGAAAAGGGAATTGATATAATGATGCTTTATGCAGGaggatttttaaaatatgcgcgtaatcgttttttttaa